One Sparus aurata chromosome 5, fSpaAur1.1, whole genome shotgun sequence genomic window carries:
- the LOC115582318 gene encoding arrestin domain-containing protein 3-like has product MFEKTIKNCTINLDALNETSTFSSGDLMTGHVSFELTKETTPTSITMEVTGRLHVHWTSGTKHRTVHSEKRDLFVLKSVIVPENSGMTSLTQKLQPGTHVYPFTCQLPQEDFPTSFRGVHGEIEYTVKVDINRSWNRSKDFVTEFNFVNHMDINQSELSAPLSGSNDMTVCCLWCASGPITVTASAEKKAFTPGETAKVICDFSNASSRRATPTVKLQQKQSYYSSTSVGRRIYFQTLNSSTGQPISPHTTDVHTEFMLTIPPSASLTISNCSILEVEYFIEVSLKVSHSSEVTVMIPIILCSTPVDSQPPKYL; this is encoded by the exons ATGTTCGAGAAGACGATCAAGAACTGTACCATCAATCTCGACGCTCTGAATGAGACGAGTACTTTCTCCAGCGGTGATCTGATGACCGGACACGTCTCCTTCGAGCTCACTAAGGAGACGACCCCCACCTCGATAACGATGGAAGTGACAGGGAGGCTGCATGTCCACTGGACCTCTGGAACAAAACACCGAACAGTCCACTCGGAAAAACGGGACTTATTTGTATTAAAAAGCGTCATCGTGCCTGAAAACAGCGGTATGACGTCACTGACACAAAAACTTCAGCCTGGCACGCATGTGTATCCGTTCACATGTCAGCTCCCGCAGGA AGACTTCCCGACTTCCTTCCGTGGGGTCCACGGAGAAATAGAGTACACTGTGAAAGTGGACATCAACAGATCCTGGAATCGGTCCAAGGACTTTGTGACAGAGTTCAACTTCGTGAACCACATGGATATCAACCAGTCAGAGCTGTCG GCTCCTCTGTCAGGTAGCAACGATATGACAGTGTGCTGCCTGTGGTGTGCCTCGGGTCCCATCACAGTTACAGCCAGTGCAGAGAAAAAAGCCTTCACGCCTG GTGAAACTGCAAAAGTAATATGCGACTTCAGCAATGCTTCGTCTCGAAGGGCTACTCCGACAGTAAaactgcagcagaaacagagcTATTACAGCTCCACAAGTGTCGGCAGGAGGATTTATTTCCAAACCTTGAATTCCTCAACCGGTCAGCCCATCAGCCCTCACACCACTGACGTGCACACTGAGTTCATGCTCACTATACCCCCGTCTGCATCGTTGACCATCTCTAACTGCAGCATCCTGGAGGTCGAATACTTTATTGAG GTGAGCCTTAAAGTGTCGCATTCATCTGAGGTCACAGTGATGATTCCCATCATCCTCTGCAGTACCCCTGTAGACTCTCAGCCCCCAAAATATTTATGA